The following are encoded in a window of bacterium genomic DNA:
- a CDS encoding DeoR family transcriptional regulator — protein MNWKEKFRDVLSPLLTLYTITYIGLMLVDFILKEKFDMPDGMMVVYIALVGAYSVEKEVKRWVGQEDPPRKGSIYVYFWLLFFLIAFVMSSIDKAFVLPKDLTAVALQVLGIFFGSKASKKIYEASDKKLSNEEKYTTREEQVLAVVNDKGKVTRKEVVEILKVSDSTAGRILAGMEKVGKISQVGDFKDAYYIKSTGSKPENK, from the coding sequence GACTTTGTACACCATTACCTACATCGGCCTGATGCTGGTTGATTTCATCTTAAAAGAAAAATTCGATATGCCTGATGGGATGATGGTTGTTTATATTGCTCTTGTAGGTGCCTATTCTGTCGAAAAGGAAGTTAAAAGATGGGTAGGACAGGAAGATCCTCCCCGAAAAGGATCAATATATGTTTATTTCTGGCTTCTGTTCTTTTTGATCGCCTTTGTAATGAGCAGTATCGACAAGGCTTTTGTTTTACCGAAAGACTTAACCGCTGTGGCACTTCAGGTATTGGGTATTTTCTTTGGATCAAAGGCATCCAAAAAGATTTATGAGGCTAGCGATAAGAAGCTTTCAAATGAAGAAAAGTACACTACTCGTGAAGAGCAAGTTTTGGCTGTTGTTAATGATAAGGGCAAAGTAACCCGCAAAGAAGTGGTAGAGATTCTCAAAGTTTCTGACAGTACCGCCGGACGAATACTGGCTGGAATGGAAAAAGTAGGCAAAATCAGCCAAGTGGGAGACTTTAAGGACGCTTATTACATCAAAAGCACCGGCTCCAAGCCCGAAAACAAATAA